In Dama dama isolate Ldn47 chromosome X, ASM3311817v1, whole genome shotgun sequence, one genomic interval encodes:
- the ZNF449 gene encoding zinc finger protein 449, whose product MAVALGCAIQASLNQGSVFQEYDTDCEVFRQRFRQFQYKEAAGPHEAFNKLWELCCQWLKPKMRSKEQILELLVLEQFLTILPTEIETWVREHCPENRERVVSLIEDLQRELEIPEQQLDRQEMLLEELAPVGMAHIPPNIHLESPPLQVMGPAPEVPVAEAWIPQAGPQELSFSAAGEGQPFLDPGYPIPKLDVSFPLEHREEAWVKELQDSKEIKQLLDSKLGFEIGIENEEDTSEKQKKLENMYPFIVTLEGNALHGPILQKDYVQLENQWETPPEDLQRDLTKLVEHQNPSAGEKPESSNLEEPLNPRPHKKKSPGDKPHRCSQCGKCFARKSQLTGHQRIHSGEEPHKCPECGKRFLRSSDLYRHQRLHTGERPYECTVCKKRFTRRSHLIGHQRTHSEEETYKCLECGKSFCHGSSLKRHLKTHSGEKPHRCHNCGKSFSRLTALTLHQRTHTEERPFKCNYCGKSFRQRPSLVIHLRIHTGEKPYKCSHCSKSFRQRAGLIMHQVTHFRGLL is encoded by the exons ATGGCTGTGGCCCTGGGTTGTGCAATCCAGGCCTCCTTGAATCAGGGCTCGGTGTTTCAAGAATATGATACTGACTGTGAGGTCTTCCGCCAGCGCTTCCGGCAGTTCCAGTACAAAGAAGCAGCTGGGCCTCATGAAGCTTtcaacaaactctgggagctcTGCTGTCAATGGCTGAAGCCAAAGATGCGTTCTAAGGAGCAAATCTTGGAGCTGCTGGTGTTGGAGCAGTTCCTAACGATTCTCCCCACAGAGATAGAGACTTGGGTGAGGGAACATTGCccagagaacagagaaagagtTGTGTCACTGATAGAAGACTTACAGAGAGAACTTGAGATACCAGAGCAGCAG CTTGATAGGCAGGAAATGCTCTTGGAAGAACTGGCACCAGTGGGAATGGCACACATACCACCAAACATCCACCTGGAGTCACCCCCACTCCAAGTAATGGGACCTGCCCCAGAAGTCCCAGTGGCAGAGGCATGGATCCCACAAGCTGGGCCTCAGGAGCTGAGCTTCAGTGCTGCTGGGGAAGGCCAGCCCTTTCTTGACCCTG GATACCCAATACCAAAACTTGACGTGAGCTTTCCATTGGAACATAGAGAAGAGGCATGGGTGAAGGAACTGCAAGATTCCAAAGAAATTAAGCAATTACTTGATTCCAAGTTAG GTTTTGAGATTGgaatagaaaatgaagaagatacttcagagaaacagaaaaaactgGAGAATATGTATCCATTTATTGTTACTTTAGAGGGGAATGCTCTTCATGGCCCCATTTTGCAAAAAGACTATGTACAGCTAGAAAATCAATGGGAAACCCCTCCAGAGGATTTACAGAGAGATTTAACAAAACTTGTAGAGCATCAGAACCCCTCAGCAGGAGAGAAACCTGAGAGCTCCAACTTGGAAGAACCTCTCAACCCAAGACCCCATAAGAAGAAGAGTCCGGGTGACAAACCTCACCGATGTTCTCAGTGTGGGAAATGTTTTGCTCGAAAGTCACAACTTACAGGGCACCAGAGAATTCATTCAGGAGAGGAACCTCATAAGTGCCCTGAATGTGGAAAGAGATTCCTCCGTAGTTCAGACCTTTACAGACACCAACGACTTCACACAGGGGAGAGACCCTATGAATGCACTGTGTGTAAAAAGCGATTCACTCGGCGGTCACACCTTATAGGGCACCAGAGAACCCATTCTGAAGAAGAAACATATAAATGTCTTGAGTGTGGGAAAAGTTTTTGTCATGGATCAAGTCTTAAAAGACACCTGAAAACTCATTCGGGTGAGAAACCTCATAGATGTCATAATTGTGGGAAGAGTTTTAGTAGGCTGACAGCTCTTACTTTGCACCAGAGAACACACACTGAAGAGAGAccttttaaatgtaattattgTGGGAAAAGCTTTAGACAGAGACCAAGCCTTGTTATTCATTTAAGAATTCATACAGGGGAGAAGCCATACAAGTGTAGTCATTGTTCTAAAAGCTTCAGACAGAGAGCAGGCCTTATTATGCACCAAGTCACTCACTTTAGAGGACTTCTTTAA